One genomic region from Pyxicephalus adspersus chromosome 1, UCB_Pads_2.0, whole genome shotgun sequence encodes:
- the LOC140325201 gene encoding uncharacterized protein yields the protein MADDKGMEDDRNKDGAGPHSQTQRYKLQARKKGSQGTALHGRREEKQLRSKQRQWNNAEDTKSEDEPHSASRPRNIRFSLAENMILVSKLLPLYDQLLGKQKTTISFTRKSQMWKDICGAVNGVGHRQRNVHHCKKRFSDIKRQVRNKLNREKSNDTEASTPVHVFYTKYEEELKKVLPAEVIDGFEFFDSDQPQDLNLEEEAGPSQFSQPQDQEQQKETSISDTENPLSLDSESDVEEMPTPTDLTQTSTMNSHPSEPRDKSPDSVILQTKVSTKKKTHGQHKTKSWHSSNKKTNATLCRVPAPTQYLSRLKASQLLFRKSVKHELNVLHLDFCQVTHHVNTNYHTAKKMLQIETQRNHILLQMNDNIDRLAESIQLLANQQQTERGLMHDLLQEPRWNQSACPKDETPAAPGAR from the exons ATGGCAGATGATAAAGGAATGGAAGATGACCGGAATAAAGATGGCGCAGGGCCGCATTCTCAGACTCAAAGGTATAAATTGCAGGCTAGGAAGAAAGGAAGCCAGGGGACGGCGCTACATGGCAGGAGAGAGGAAAAACAGCTCAGATCAAAACAAAGACAATGGAATAATGCAGAGGACACAAAATCAGAGGATGAGCCCCATTCAGCGTCACGTCCAAGGAACATTCGATTCTCCCTAGCTGAAAACATGATCCTCGTCTCCAAGCTGCTGCCATTATATGACCAGTTATTGGGCAAGCAGAAAACCACCATATCCTTCACCAGGAAAAGCCAGATGTGGAAGGATATATGTGGTGCTGTAAATGGGGTGGGACACCGACAACGTAACGTCCATCACTGCAAAAAGAGGTTCAGCGACATCAAGAGGCAAGTGAGGAATAAGCTGAACAGAGAGAAGAGCAATGACACTGAAGCGTCCACTCCTGTCCATGTCTTTTACACCAAGTATGAGGAGGAGCTCAAGAAGGTCCTGCCGGCCGAGGTCATCGATGGGTTCGAGTTCTTCGATTCAGATCAACCGCAGGATCTGAACCTGGAGGAAGAGGCTG GTCCTTCACAGTTTTCACAGCCTCAGGACCAAGAACAGCAGAAGGAAACCTCAATTTCTGATACCGAAAATCCATTATCTTTGGATTCCGAATCCGATGTAGAAGAAATGCCGACTCCTACAGATCTCACCCAGACATCCACCATGAATTCACATCCATCAGAGCCCCGGGACAAATCCCCAGATTCTGTTATTCTGCAGACTAAAGTTTCAACCAAGAAAAAAACTCATGGCCAGCACAAAACAAAATCTTGGcattcatcaaataaaaaaactaacGCTACATTGTGTCGTGTCCCAGCTCCTACTCAGTATCTAAGTAGACTGAAAGCCAGTCAGCTTTTGTTCCGCAAAAGCGTGAAACATGAACTGAATGTTTTGCACCTTGATTTCTGCCAGGTCACCCATCACGTCAATACAAATTATCATACCGCTAAGAAAATGCTGCAGATAGAAACCCAAAGGAATCATATATTGCTTCAGATGAACGATAACATTGACAGACTTGCTGAAAGCATCCAGCTGCTGGCAAACCAGCAACAAACCGAACGCGGCCTGATGCACGACCTTCTACAGGAACCGAGGTGGAATCAAAGTGCCTGTCCAAAAGATGAAACTCCTGCAGCTCCCGGTGCCCGCTAG